The DNA window TTCAACCGCCGCATTAAACCCCAGCAAAACATCGGGGTTGAGCTTTCCATCCTGGCAGGGAATAATTTTTACCCCCGTGCGCAGTTCTTGCTGAATTCGTTCTCGAACTTGTGTTTGCATTGATGCATCCACCTGATCGGTTTTGGTCAGCAAAACTAAATCGGCACAGGCTAACTGGTCTTCAAATAACTCTTCGATCGGGGATTCGTGATCTAAATTGGGATCAGCTTTTCGCTGAGCTTCCAAAGCGTTGAGATCGGCAGCCAATTTGCCCGTCGAAACGGCTTCACAATCAACCACAGTAATCACCCCATCAACCGTTGCCCCGGTGCGAATTTCCTGCCAGCGGAAAGCTTGCACCAGTGGTTTGGGCAGCGCTAACCCAGACGTTTCAATCAAAATGCAATCGATTTGATCGCGTCGTTTCAGTAGCTCCTGCATGGTGGGCAAAAATTCTTCCTGAACGGTGCAACACAAACACCCGTTGGTTAACTCCACAATGTTTGCAGGGGTTTCCACTCCATCTTCATCACACACCTGACAGGAACGGAGCAATTCACCATCAATTCCAATTTCACCAAACTCATTCACCAGAACAGCAATCCGCCGACCCTGATTATTTTGCAACTGATGACGAATCAACGTCGTTTTGCCACTACCGAGAAAGCCAGTAATCACGGTTACAGGAATTTTTGCTGCCATAAAACGTTCTGAACTGAATGGGGTTGATTGCCATAGCCATTGTATAGCAGAAGGAAGAGGACAGAGGGCTGAGGGCAGAAGGGGAAGGGTAGGGAGCGGGAGCGGGAAAAGGAGACGGGGAGTCATACTAATTTGAATTGAAAACGCGACAGATCGGGTAGGGGCGTTTGGCCAAACGCCCCTACAGGATGTTGATGTGCCACGAAGACTTTTTAATTTGGTATCAGATTCAAAATCCCTCGCCCGTTTTGGGAGAGGAATTTTAGGGTGAAGGCAGATGTATCCACCACAGTTGCCGGGTTAATCCGTTGCTACAAACTATCGATCACCTGACGAATGGTTTGATAAACGAATTCCAATTCATCACTGGTAATGCAGTAGGGGGGCATCAGGTAGAGGGTATTGCCAAGGGGGCGAATCAGGAGACCAGCAGCCAGAAACCTGGCTTTTAGAATGGGAGCGATCGCACTGAAATATCCCTCGTCGCCATCCGTCACCAGATCCAGGGCTGCGATCGTGCCACAGGTACGAACCCGCGCTAACCGGGGATGATCGGGTAGCCATTGTTCTAAGTAATGGCGATGGAGTTGTTCCATCCCCTGAAACATCTGCGGGTTTTGTTCCAGCAATTCCAGGGATGCCAGGGCTGTGGCACAGGCAAGGGGATTGCCCGTATAGGAGTGACCGTGATAAAACGCTTTGGTGGCATCATCACTGTAGAACGCCTGATAGATCGCCTCCGTTGCCAGTGTCACCGCCAGGGGCAGACACCCGCCCGATAATCCCTTAGACAGACAGAGAATGTCGGGTACGGTGGCAGATTTGAGGCAGGCAAACAGTTCTCCTGTCCGCCCAAAGCCGGTCATTACTTCGTCATAAATCAGCAGAACACCAGACCGACGGGCAAGCTGCTCCAGGTTTTGCAAGAATTGGGGACGGCACATCCGCATGCCCCCTGCTCCCTGCACCAGGGGTTCAATCACAATTCCGGCGTAGGAGGTCTGGTTCAGCAGAACTTCAATTTTGGTCAAGCTTTCTGCTTCTTTTTGTTCCACCTGGTTGTCTCCGGTAAAGGTTGCCGGAAAGGGCACAACATCGGTTTCAAACAGGAGGGGTTGAAATGGTTGCCACCAGGTGGAACTTTGACCGATCGACATCGCTCCAATGGTGTCCCCGTGATACCCCCCCTCAAACCCGATAAACCGCGATCGTCCGGGTTCTCCCTGGTTTAGCCAGTACTGGTACGCCATTTTTAGCCCCACCTCAACGGCAGTGGAACCGTTATCGGAAAAAAAGACACGCCTGAGTGCAGCGGGAACATGGGTCAGCAGCTTCTCTGCCAGTTGTTCGGCGGGGGCATGGGTAAATCCGGCAAAAATCACCTGCTCTAGCTGCTGTGCCTGCCTGTAAAGTGCCTCCGCCAGAGCGGGATGGGCGTGCCCATGCAGCGTTACCCACCAGCTAGAGATGCAGTCCATGATCCGTCGCCCATCTTCCAACTCCAGCCAAATTCCTTCTCCCCGGACGACCTTGGGAGGTGCTACAGCCGTTTTCATTTGGGTAAAGGGACGCCAAATGGGGGACTCAAAGTTGATCACGGTTCTACCAGAGGATATGTCCTGAAACAAACGATCGCACATTGCCGTTTGGTAACTGTAACAGCAAATGTCCCTGGTCGCTGATTCCAGCTGCAACACCAGAAATCTGCTCGTTGCCCAGGTCAAGTCCGATCGACAGCCCCAGTAGGGCATCCCGATGGCGAAGGGCGGGTAATCGTGCGGTCAATCCTACACTTTTGCCAGCATCAGGGGGCACTCGCCATAATTCTGCTGCTTGCAGGAGGAAATGACGCAAGCGCTCCAATAAAAGCAACTCATCGGGCAGCATCGCCGAAACCTGATGCAAACTCACTGCCCGCCCTATCTCATCAGCCCCTAGCCCAGCCGCTTTAAAGTCCACCCATCGATTCAGTCCAATTCCCACCACTATTCGTCCAATTTTTCCCCGAACCCGTGCTTCACAGAGGATACCCGCCAGTTTTCGTTGCTGCCAGAGGACATCGTTGGGCCACTTTAGGCGCAATTTCCCCTGCAATTCTGGCAATAGCGCTTCGATCGCATCAATCACCGCGAGTCCTGCTGCCAGACTGAACGCAGGCAACTGGTCAATGGGAAAGCCATCAAGCACCACACTGGCAGTTAACACTCCCACAGGAGAGTACCAACTCCGTCCCCGTTGCCCTCGTCCTGCCGTTTGTCGGGGTGTAAACACCACATCGCCATGATTCAAATTTTCCCAATGCTCCATTGCCCAGGTATTTGTACTGGGGCAGGTATCTAACCAATACAACCAGTTAAGTTCCGCTGCGCCCATCTTCAATTGCAAAAAAATTGGGACTGATAATCAGCGCTTCTTCCATCGCATTGCGTAAATGCTCAGTTGCACCGACATGGTAGTAGTGATGGTAGGTAACGCAGGGATACTGGGAGAAGTGCTTACTTAAATGCTCATTTTCACGATACTTATTTTTCTTCCACATGGAATAGGCAAAGCCACAGGTAAGATCTTTAATTGCCACTGCCAATTCATCGGCTTCAGCATCATTCCAATGACTAAAATAATCGGTGTGTCTACCAATGTAGGGAGGATCGAGATAAACAAAATCACCAGAAGTGGTAGAAGCAAGGGTTTCTCTCCAATCCTGAACCACAAACATCCATTCCTTACCTTGCAGCGTTCTGGCAACCCAATCGACCTGATTGCACACTTTAGTGATGTAGGCTGGGCGAAATCGATCGACTTTTTTACAAAAAGGAACATTAAATTTACCTTTTGAATTAAATCGAATCACACCATTAAATGAAGCCCGATTTAGAAAGATAAAATCAAACGGATTCCCTGAATCATTAAATCTTTCCCGCACTTCGTAATAATAATCTTCCCCCTGTGCGGCTAATTTCTTCCCCTCTTGTTCTAACGATTCCCTTAAGGATGCAGAAGACAGAACCCCCGTCTGGATCGATCGATAAACTTCAATCACATGTCTGTTGGTGTCTGCGATTCGTGCCTTATCCGGTTGAATATTAAAAAGAACCGCACCAGAACCAAGAAAAGGTTCGACCCACCAGCCCTTACCGTCCCACTGAATGCTTGACAGAATCAGCGGAACCAATCTTGTCTTGATTCCCTGGGACTTGATAGGCGGAACTTTTGGCTTTTGACAATAGCGAGGAAGAGGAAGCATGCCAGCGATGCTATCCCAAAATAGAATAGCAAACAAGCCTCCAGGTTCCCGGATTCTTGAAGAATCCAAGGATCAAGGCTTCGAATCGGCTTTGATGCAAACGATCGCGACCGTTAAGGTCTCCTCTCATTCTTTTAGAATCAGATGACTTTGGGCGTCAAAGGCAATCCTGCCCTTCTGCTGTAATTTGCCTAAGAGTCGTGTAATCGTCACCCGAGTTGTGCAACAAGCATTGGCGAAATCTTGATGGGTCAATCTGATCGACAGGCGAACCCCATTGTCGTTTGGGTGCCCCATTTCCCGTTTTAACAACGCTAACAAATGATTCAACCGATCTTCAACGTGAAGCTGCCCATAAATCGCCAGAAAACTCTCCGTTTGCCGCAATCT is part of the Kovacikia minuta CCNUW1 genome and encodes:
- a CDS encoding DNA adenine methylase, translated to MLPLPRYCQKPKVPPIKSQGIKTRLVPLILSSIQWDGKGWWVEPFLGSGAVLFNIQPDKARIADTNRHVIEVYRSIQTGVLSSASLRESLEQEGKKLAAQGEDYYYEVRERFNDSGNPFDFIFLNRASFNGVIRFNSKGKFNVPFCKKVDRFRPAYITKVCNQVDWVARTLQGKEWMFVVQDWRETLASTTSGDFVYLDPPYIGRHTDYFSHWNDAEADELAVAIKDLTCGFAYSMWKKNKYRENEHLSKHFSQYPCVTYHHYYHVGATEHLRNAMEEALIISPNFFAIEDGRSGT
- the bioA gene encoding adenosylmethionine--8-amino-7-oxononanoate transaminase, with the translated sequence MCDRLFQDISSGRTVINFESPIWRPFTQMKTAVAPPKVVRGEGIWLELEDGRRIMDCISSWWVTLHGHAHPALAEALYRQAQQLEQVIFAGFTHAPAEQLAEKLLTHVPAALRRVFFSDNGSTAVEVGLKMAYQYWLNQGEPGRSRFIGFEGGYHGDTIGAMSIGQSSTWWQPFQPLLFETDVVPFPATFTGDNQVEQKEAESLTKIEVLLNQTSYAGIVIEPLVQGAGGMRMCRPQFLQNLEQLARRSGVLLIYDEVMTGFGRTGELFACLKSATVPDILCLSKGLSGGCLPLAVTLATEAIYQAFYSDDATKAFYHGHSYTGNPLACATALASLELLEQNPQMFQGMEQLHRHYLEQWLPDHPRLARVRTCGTIAALDLVTDGDEGYFSAIAPILKARFLAAGLLIRPLGNTLYLMPPYCITSDELEFVYQTIRQVIDSL
- the cobW gene encoding cobalamin biosynthesis protein CobW — protein: MAAKIPVTVITGFLGSGKTTLIRHQLQNNQGRRIAVLVNEFGEIGIDGELLRSCQVCDEDGVETPANIVELTNGCLCCTVQEEFLPTMQELLKRRDQIDCILIETSGLALPKPLVQAFRWQEIRTGATVDGVITVVDCEAVSTGKLAADLNALEAQRKADPNLDHESPIEELFEDQLACADLVLLTKTDQVDASMQTQVRERIQQELRTGVKIIPCQDGKLNPDVLLGFNAAVEENLDARPSHHDTEEDHDHDDQIISVPVIAQQAFEPQQLIQVLKQLMAEEEIYRIKGFVNVVNKPMRMVLQGVGDRIETFYDRPWQASETRETRLVLIGRALDQAKIVAALNP
- a CDS encoding biotin--[acetyl-CoA-carboxylase] ligase is translated as MGAAELNWLYWLDTCPSTNTWAMEHWENLNHGDVVFTPRQTAGRGQRGRSWYSPVGVLTASVVLDGFPIDQLPAFSLAAGLAVIDAIEALLPELQGKLRLKWPNDVLWQQRKLAGILCEARVRGKIGRIVVGIGLNRWVDFKAAGLGADEIGRAVSLHQVSAMLPDELLLLERLRHFLLQAAELWRVPPDAGKSVGLTARLPALRHRDALLGLSIGLDLGNEQISGVAAGISDQGHLLLQLPNGNVRSFVSGHILW